In Gammaproteobacteria bacterium, a genomic segment contains:
- a CDS encoding Uma2 family endonuclease, producing the protein MSVPDPNIRFTYEDYRSLCDAADQRYELMDGEIVMVPAPTTRHQRVSRELEYLILNHVKKHDLGEVFDAPVDVVLGKGKDRQVVQPDIVFVAKERAGIVAEAAIEGAPDLVVEILSPSTEEWDRRYKKAVYARYGVREYWLVAPDTETIEVYVLEQDALMPSGVFAEHEPVVSRLWPDLALDPKEIF; encoded by the coding sequence ATGAGCGTTCCTGACCCGAATATCCGTTTCACGTACGAAGATTACCGTTCCCTGTGTGACGCCGCGGACCAGCGCTACGAACTCATGGATGGAGAGATCGTGATGGTTCCCGCTCCTACCACCAGACACCAGCGCGTCTCGCGTGAGCTCGAATACCTCATTTTGAACCACGTCAAAAAGCATGATCTGGGGGAGGTGTTCGATGCCCCGGTGGATGTCGTGTTGGGAAAAGGTAAGGATCGCCAGGTAGTGCAGCCCGATATCGTGTTCGTTGCCAAAGAACGGGCCGGCATCGTCGCCGAAGCGGCCATTGAAGGCGCGCCGGACCTGGTGGTGGAGATTCTTTCCCCCAGCACGGAAGAGTGGGACCGCCGCTACAAAAAGGCTGTCTACGCCCGCTACGGTGTGCGCGAATATTGGCTGGTGGCGCCGGACACCGAAACCATCGAGGTGTATGTTTTGGAACAAGACGCTTTGATGCCCTCGGGCGTGTTTGCCGAACATGAACCGGTGGTATCGCGCCTGTGGCCC